ATGGTTCGCAAGTGGTTTATTTCTCGCATAATCCAAACGGAGAAGCTGAGGTTGTAACTATTTTACTGCGTCAGGTTGGAACGATCAAGAAATTGAAATTTGATATTGATTTTGCTAAACTGGCTATTAAAGGTCGTGGTTCTAAAGGAAACTTAGTTACCAAATATCCAATCAAGAAAATTGAATTAAAGGAGAAAGGTATTTCAACGTTATTGCCAAGAAAAGTTTGGTTTGATGATACTGTAAAACGTTTAAATGTTGATGCAAGAGGAGAATTATTGGGCGAATTTAAACCAACAGACAAAATCTTAATTATTAGTCAGTCAGGAAAATTAAAGGTTATTATTCCAGAGTTATCAACTCACTTTGAAGAAGATATGATTGTACTGGAAAAATGGAAACCTAAAAAACCAATTTCTGCGATTTACTACGATGGAGAAAAAGAGCGTTATTTTCTGAAACGTTTCCTTGTAGAAAATGAAGGAAAAGAAGAAAGTTTTATTACAGATCATCCAAATTCGCAGTTGGAGATTGTTTCAACAGATTATCGTCCAGTTGCGCAATTGGTTTTTGCTAAAGTAAAAGGCGTCCAAAAAGATGATTTACATATTGACGTAGAAGACTTTATAGCTGTAAAAGGTTTTAAAGCACTTGGAAATCAATTAACAACAGATAAGCTAAAACAAGTAAACTTATTAGATCCGCTTCCTTATGAAGAACCAGTAGAAGAAGTCCCAGAAAGACCAGAAATATCAGAAGATGATCCTGTAGAAACAGAATTAGATGATGATGGCCAAATAGGTTTGGTTTTAGAATAAAAATAGAAAACGCTAAGAATTATTTCTTAGCGTTTTTTTGTTGTTTTTGAAATCGTTAATATTAATTTTCAATAATTGTAATTTCTCCTTTAATCCATTTTACTTCATTATTTTCAATAAGAACAGAAATGGTATCTCCGTTTTGTACTTCACCAGAAATTATTTTTTTGGCAAGAGGTCTTCTCAGATGGCTTCTTATAATGCTTTTTATTGGTCTTGCTCCATACTGGGCATTAAACCCATTTTCGACAAGATAAAGTTTAGCTTCCATCGGTATATTGACTGAAATATTGATGTTTTTCAATAAATCTGTAAACTCTTTTTTAAGATGTATTTCGAAGATTTTTAAGGCATTCTCTCTATTGATAGGAGCAAAAGGAACAATTTCGGTTAGACGTCCTAAAAATTCAGGTCTAAAATAATTCCCCATAATTTCCATTAGAGAATTTGAAGTTGGAATTTCGCTGTTATTGAAAGTTTGAACAATATGATCTGCGCCAATGTTTGAAGTAAAAAGAATAATAGCATTCGAAAAATCTCCTTCTTTTCCTAAGCGATCATGTAGTTTGCCTTCATCCATGATTTGAAGAAATATATCAAAAACAGAAGGGTGTGCTTTTTCAATTTCATCGAATAAGACAATCGAGTAAGGTTTTTGTCTAATCTTGTTTATTAATACTCCTCCCGCCTCGTATCCCACATATCCCGGAGGAGATCCAAGCAATAAAGCTACAGAATGTTCTTCCTTAAATTCAGACATGTCAAAACGGATAATAGCATTTTCATCCTGAAAAAGAAATTCGGCTAAACTTTTGGCTAATTCTGTTTTACCTGTGCCTGTTGGGCCAAGGAAAAAAAAAGACGCAATCGGCTGTCCTGCTTTGCTTAACCCTGATCTTGATTCTAAAATAGAACCTGAAACAGTTGCAATGCAATGATCTTGTCCAATGACTCTTAAACTTAAAGTCTCTTCAATTCTATTTAGTTTTCCAATCTCCTCATTCTTTAGTTTACCAGTAGGAATCCCCGTTTTCTTAGATATTATAAGTGATAAATCTATCGGTTCAATATGAGAACGTTTGTCTAATGCTTTTACTTCGAGATTACTTATTATGTTTTCAATATGTTTTATAATAGACTCTGAAGTTTCAAATTTCTTAGTACCATCCTTTTCATCAGTTGTTATTAAAAATGTAGTTTTATTTATTAAGTCAGCTAGAAACCAGTTGCATTCTTTCATTAACTGCTCTTCTGATAGTTCTGAATCGTTATTTTTTAAAACATTAAGTCTATCAAGAATTGATTTTTTTTCCTTTAAAAAAGTTTCTCCCGACGTTTTTAGAACAGACATCGTATGATCAATAAGGTTTATAGCCGATTCGGGAAGGCTTTTCTCTTTTAAATAGCGTCTTGATAATCTAATAGATTCTGAAATAGTTTCGTCGTCAATTTGTATTTTATGATGTTCCTGATAGATCTTTATAGCTTCACGAATCATTCGGAATAAATTTTCATCATTAGATTCTTCCAGTTTTACAATTTCAAACATTCCTGAAAGTCCTTGTTCTTTTTCGATTCTTTTCGAAAATTCATCAATTGTTGTCGTGGCAATAATATTTAATCCTTTTGACATTTCACCCTTTAGAATATTAGACACACCAGAATTACCATCGTTTTTGTCCAATAAAGTATGAATTTCTTCAATAATAAGAATGTTTTTTGGAAATTGCTGTAATTCCTGAATACAGTTCTTTAAGCGATCTTCAATTTCGCCTTTGTATGATGCTCCAGCAATAAGCGAAGGTAAATCAAGTTCAAAAAGCTGCGTTTTATTTAGGACTTCTGGAACTTGATTATCTATTATATTTTGGATTAAAGTATTAATCAGAATTGTTTTTCCAATACCGTGATCGCCAATTAACAAGACATTTGGTTTGGAAAAACGACATAGAATTTCTTTGATCATATTTAACTCCGTTTCGCGTGCAATTGCTAGAATTCGTTTCTTCTTTTCGATATTTCTATGAATGCAATATTTACTCAAAAAGCCTTTTTTTATTTCTTGCTTAGAAATAATTTCATTTTGTGGAATTATTTCTTTTTCTTCCAAAAGCTCATTTCTGGAAATTGGATAAGACTTCATCTGATCAAAACTAAAACCCACGCCGGGAGAACTTAAAGCAATAATAATAGCATACAGACTTATTTCATCTTCATTTAGTGCAATCCTTAGAGATTCGGCTTCTTTTATAATATCATCAATCAAATCACTAGGTTCAGCATCGAGAACATTAGTCGTTTTTGGTTCTTCTTCCATTCGTACCTCTGCCCATTCATCCAGATAATAAACATCTTTACCCATTTGTTCAAGACGTTTTAAAAGCGATAAGTCTCTATTTAAAATTGCTTTTAAGAGATGTGGTGCAGAATAGAATTTATTGGAGTTATTCTTAGCAATTTTTTTAGCAATTTCAAAAGCAGTCAGTAATTCTGTACTGAAGATATTTTCTTGTTCCATAGTAATTAATCTTTAACCCAGATCATATATTTTTTCACCTTGTAATTAATAGACAGTCCTTTTACACAATTAGTAATCTTGTCTTTATTAAGGCGAATAGATTCTATTTTTATTTTTTTCCCTTTAATACCGGAACAAAGCTGTGCAAATGTCAATAGGTCTCTATCATTTTTAACGACGGGAACTTCAAGGTCATCACATAAAAAGTCAGTAAAATCATCTTTTACTTTACTGCCTTCGGCGACTTTGTTTAATAAAATTTCGAATTGATCTTCAGATATTTTGGGAGCTTTTTTGATATTTTCAATAGTATCCTTTTGTGTTTTGGCTCTTGGCGCCACAGGAACATATTGCAACATATCTTCGAGCGGATCTTTTTTAACAGAACCTCTGGGCAAAGAGAAAGATTCTGCATTTTTTTCATAAACATACGAAGTCACATCCAATGGATTTGTTTTTTTAATTACTCTTGGATGTACATAAATCACTTTTTTAGCCACACGACTAAAATCACCATTAATAACAAGAGTTATAGTTTTTTCTCCTGGAGTTGAAAAAGTATAAACAGGATTTGAAGAGGTTTCTATAATACCCCTTCCTTCGCCAAATCCCCATTCCCAGGTTTTAGCTTCTGGAGAAATTGAACTAAAATACGTAGACTGTCCTACCGTAATCGTTTTAGAAGCAATGATTTGCGGAGTTCCTAATTTGTCGAGAAGATATTTATCTGTTAAAACCAGTTCCCGTGTATGAGTGCATTCGCCATTTATGGTAAGTGTTACAATATATTTTCCTGGATTTTTATAGGTATGAAAAGTATGTCTCCGAATATCTGCAGTTGATCCGTCTCCAAAATCCCATTTCCACGATTTTGCATTATGAGTTCGGTCATAAAATTCGATAGGTTCTTCACTTTGCGAATGATCAGATAATATATAGTACTTAACATCATCACAATCGACATGTTTAAAAAATTGTATTAGAAAAGATACAATTGCTATAAGTAGAATAATACTAAAAAAAAGTACAATTCTGTTGTCTATTTTTTTAATCTTCATTTTGGCAGGTATATATGACAAAGACAAAAATAGGGTTATTTATTTTAATATTATATGTAAAATCTTATAAAAAAATAAAATAATATTTTATATTTGTAAATATATACCTATTTAGTGGCACTGGTCGCAAAATGAGAAATACCACTTCTATCTCATTTTCCAGTTATAAAGAATCTAATTCGGACATTCAATTTTCTAAACATTAATACTAAAAAATGAAGCAGTTATTTGTTCTGTTGCTTGTTGCGATATGCTTAGGATGTACAGGGAAAAAGTACATTTCACAAATTCCTTTTAAGTACAATTACTCATTAGAGTTACTGAAAAAGGAATCAGAGATGGAAGAAAAAGGTTTAAAGAATAAAACCATAGTAAATGATAATTCTGAGAATCTAAGTGATGAAGTTTTGTATCTGAAGGAAAAATATTCAATTGTACTGGCTGTTATGCCCAATAAGATCACAAATTATAAGCTTTATTCTTATTTCGATTCCTGGATTAACACTCCTTATAAAGAGAAAAGTTTTTCTAAAAACGGAATTGATTGTTCTTATTTTTTGCAGTCTCTGTACAGTGATGTTTATAAGGTAACGTTACCCAAAGTTTACGCAGATGTTAAGAACATTCATCAAAAAGAAGTTTTTTATTACTATTTAAAACAGATGAGGTGCTTTTATGATAATCTTGAGATACAGGTTGAAGAAGGATACAATGTTCCTTTTGAGCACTTGGATATCGAAAATATTATCAATCGCAATTATACCAACCTTAGCGGTATAATGCAGGAAGTAAATGAGTTTTATTCGGATCACTTTTATACGTTAAAAGGAGAATTAAAATATAAACCTATTAAAGATTATGGTCGGGAATATTCTTGTTTTGAAGAAGTTACGAAAGAAAATGGAAAGCATATTATTTGGGTAAAGTTGGTTTTTCCTGAATCGCTGGTACCTCAAATTATAGATAATATTTCATTTGTAGTAAATTGCTTTCCAGTAATCAATAAAAGAAAGCATACAATCAGGAAATCTCTTGACGGTTTCTTGTCTTATGTAGCACTCGAAACGGGTAATAATATCTATTTAGATTTAGATTCTGTTATTGATTCATCTGAGGATCACTACGAAATAAAAGAGTTTAATGAAGGTATTTTAGAAGAGGGCTGTGCAGTTTTAAGAACGGGTGGAGTATCGCGATTCGATTCAAGAAGCGCTTCCGAATTATTGCAAAATGTTCTAGATCTTCTAAAGGATGAGAGTTCCTCTTTTGCTGGTATTGGTAAAGATTTTATAAATAGTTCTTTGGTCGAAATCAACCAATTGCTTGCCTCTGTTCAGCAACAAGCCAAGGAAAAAGATTTTTCTAAAACTAATGATCCTTATTTAATGATTAAACCTAAAAATGATGGATCTGAAGGAAAGAATTTTGCTATAAACTATTGGTCAACCTGTGCCGAAGAAGGAAATGATATCAAAGCAGGTACAATGTTAGAATGCAAAGACACCTTTTTTATAAGTAAAGACGTGACCCTAATGACCAACACAGTTGGAGGTGTAAATAAACAGACCAATAAAGACAGAATCCTCGCTTATAGAAATGCCTTATTAACCCGTGGCAGAATTGTAACTTTTGCCGATATTAAAGCTTTTGGATTTAATCATTTTAAAGGTTCAATAGATGATATTCGAATTGAAAAAGGTACTCGGAAAGAGATTTCTGTAAAAGCTGGTTTTAGCCGAACAGTTGATATTTATATCAAGACAAATCCTGAAGAAAAACAACATTTATCCAATTCGGAGTGGGAGTATTTGTGTGATAGCTTTTTGAAAAACCTTAAAAGTAAATCCTCAAATGTCTATCCATACCGCATGTTTATAGATTAGAAATAGAAAACGCCGAAAAATATATTTTTCGGCGTTTTTGTTGAATTGAGGTTTTATTTTGGTTTTACTGGTATTTTTTATCCGTAAGTGTTTTCATAAAAGCAACAAGCGCTTTTTCTTCTTTGACAGTCAAATTCAGTTTATCGAAAGGCAGTGTTTGATTTTCTACTTCGTAACCCAAACCAATTCCGCCTCCTTTATTGTAGAAAGAAACGACTTCTTCCAGCGTTTTAAAAACTCCATTATGCATATACGGAGCTGTAACAGCCGAATTTCTAACCGTTGGCGTTTTAAAAGCGCCAACTAATTGTGGCATTTGATTGTATATATAACGTCCTTTGTCTGGGCTTAATTTCTTTCCAGAAGCTTCACTTGGAGTTCCAATAACTTCGTGTTCGGTTTTGGAATAACTTGGCGGAACTGTTCCATTAAATAAAGGTGTAAAATGGCAAGTAGCACATTTTGCCTTTCCCATAAACAAATTCATTCCCTCAATTTCTTCGTTGTTTAAGGCATTTTTGTTTCCACGTATGTATTCATCAAATCTCGAATCGAAAGCATTTAAAGAACGGACATAACTGGCAATGGCATTTTGAATCTGCCAGGCTTCTGTTTTTGCGTTTTTTGGATAGGCTTTTTTAAAGAGCGCAACATATTCTTTGTCTTGCTGAATTTTGGCATGAATGTTTTCCATTGAGCCGTGCATTTCATCTTTATTCTGAATCACATCAACACTCTGTTTTTCTAAATCCAATTGGCGCATATCCCAAAATTGGGCATTCTGTAGAGAGGCATAGGTTAGAGTAGGAGTATTTCGTGGTAAATTCATTCCAGTCAAGGATACGTTGGTTTTTAAGCCGTCTGTAAAAGCCTTTTCAGGATTATGGCAGGTTGCACAGCTTCGGTCATTGTTTTTGGAAAGACCTTTATCATAAAATAATTTTTCTCCTAAAACCGCTTTTTCTTTGGTATAATTATATTCTTCAGAAAGTACAAAAGCATTTACATCAAAAGCATCTTTGTCAAATAAAGTTTCAATTGTGGGTTTTAGCGGACTGTTTTTCTTTACATTTTTGATATTTTCTTCTTTCTGAAAAGCTTTTAAATTTTTAGAAATCGGATTGAGGTATTCGCTAATAAAAACAGCACGATTAAAAGCATTGAAATTAGTATTATCAGTACAATACTTTTGTGCTTTTTTAGTGATTTCTTTTAAAGCAGATAATGATTTATTATTAGCATTAATTTTTTCAAGTGTTTCTGGAATAGAAATTAAGCTTTCTCCTGCTTCCGGAATTGAAGACTGTAAAATTGGACTATCAAAACCGGTTATTCCCAAAGCAATAACTCTGAAAACATTCTGCTGAATGGCATCCAAAACATAATCGTCACTAATAGTAATGACTTCAAAAGTACTTTCAAGCTGTTTAATATTTGCTTTAAAAATATTCAATTCGCGTATTAAATCTTCTTTGTTTTTGCTGTCATATTCCGGATAAATCATTTCTTCCATTACCTGAAAACCATGAGGCTCAAAAGATCTGTTTTCTTCCAGTTCCATTTCGTCCAAAGCAGGGCCGTTCATAAATCTGGCAGTTTCAGGAATAAAATATTCAATTGCCCATTCGACT
This portion of the Flavobacterium panacagri genome encodes:
- a CDS encoding AAA family ATPase, whose product is MEQENIFSTELLTAFEIAKKIAKNNSNKFYSAPHLLKAILNRDLSLLKRLEQMGKDVYYLDEWAEVRMEEEPKTTNVLDAEPSDLIDDIIKEAESLRIALNEDEISLYAIIIALSSPGVGFSFDQMKSYPISRNELLEEKEIIPQNEIISKQEIKKGFLSKYCIHRNIEKKKRILAIARETELNMIKEILCRFSKPNVLLIGDHGIGKTILINTLIQNIIDNQVPEVLNKTQLFELDLPSLIAGASYKGEIEDRLKNCIQELQQFPKNILIIEEIHTLLDKNDGNSGVSNILKGEMSKGLNIIATTTIDEFSKRIEKEQGLSGMFEIVKLEESNDENLFRMIREAIKIYQEHHKIQIDDETISESIRLSRRYLKEKSLPESAINLIDHTMSVLKTSGETFLKEKKSILDRLNVLKNNDSELSEEQLMKECNWFLADLINKTTFLITTDEKDGTKKFETSESIIKHIENIISNLEVKALDKRSHIEPIDLSLIISKKTGIPTGKLKNEEIGKLNRIEETLSLRVIGQDHCIATVSGSILESRSGLSKAGQPIASFFFLGPTGTGKTELAKSLAEFLFQDENAIIRFDMSEFKEEHSVALLLGSPPGYVGYEAGGVLINKIRQKPYSIVLFDEIEKAHPSVFDIFLQIMDEGKLHDRLGKEGDFSNAIILFTSNIGADHIVQTFNNSEIPTSNSLMEIMGNYFRPEFLGRLTEIVPFAPINRENALKIFEIHLKKEFTDLLKNINISVNIPMEAKLYLVENGFNAQYGARPIKSIIRSHLRRPLAKKIISGEVQNGDTISVLIENNEVKWIKGEITIIEN
- a CDS encoding PKD domain-containing protein; translated protein: MKIKKIDNRIVLFFSIILLIAIVSFLIQFFKHVDCDDVKYYILSDHSQSEEPIEFYDRTHNAKSWKWDFGDGSTADIRRHTFHTYKNPGKYIVTLTINGECTHTRELVLTDKYLLDKLGTPQIIASKTITVGQSTYFSSISPEAKTWEWGFGEGRGIIETSSNPVYTFSTPGEKTITLVINGDFSRVAKKVIYVHPRVIKKTNPLDVTSYVYEKNAESFSLPRGSVKKDPLEDMLQYVPVAPRAKTQKDTIENIKKAPKISEDQFEILLNKVAEGSKVKDDFTDFLCDDLEVPVVKNDRDLLTFAQLCSGIKGKKIKIESIRLNKDKITNCVKGLSINYKVKKYMIWVKD
- a CDS encoding cytochrome-c peroxidase; translation: MKLKHFTFLFFALCLFFSCKENEASKPTIKQELLVDLSKLNNEIVQFHKLVSNNSPQKEIIAQFKKSRLAYKKVEWAIEYFIPETARFMNGPALDEMELEENRSFEPHGFQVMEEMIYPEYDSKNKEDLIRELNIFKANIKQLESTFEVITISDDYVLDAIQQNVFRVIALGITGFDSPILQSSIPEAGESLISIPETLEKINANNKSLSALKEITKKAQKYCTDNTNFNAFNRAVFISEYLNPISKNLKAFQKEENIKNVKKNSPLKPTIETLFDKDAFDVNAFVLSEEYNYTKEKAVLGEKLFYDKGLSKNNDRSCATCHNPEKAFTDGLKTNVSLTGMNLPRNTPTLTYASLQNAQFWDMRQLDLEKQSVDVIQNKDEMHGSMENIHAKIQQDKEYVALFKKAYPKNAKTEAWQIQNAIASYVRSLNAFDSRFDEYIRGNKNALNNEEIEGMNLFMGKAKCATCHFTPLFNGTVPPSYSKTEHEVIGTPSEASGKKLSPDKGRYIYNQMPQLVGAFKTPTVRNSAVTAPYMHNGVFKTLEEVVSFYNKGGGIGLGYEVENQTLPFDKLNLTVKEEKALVAFMKTLTDKKYQ